The following is a genomic window from Xenopus laevis strain J_2021 chromosome 2L, Xenopus_laevis_v10.1, whole genome shotgun sequence.
taatttaggaataaaaaggaCACcacaaaataatgacagaatccctttaatgagtaTTGTTTTATACTGTAACTGTGATATCTTCAAGACTGCATGAGTATGATTAAAATAGAATTCCCTTGCAGCACTGCTGATAGGCATAACTGTGCCACTTAAGGTGTGGAAGGACAAGGTGgtaaatttattaaaggtctgaaaaataaaaagatgtttcaCTTTATAGCACCAGTCAACCAAATTAAGAAGTTGGTCAAAAAGAATCAGATTTTTTGGGAGTTAttaattttttacataaatttgtGTACATAAATTAAGTAACGTGGCACGTCCAAaaaacttattttgttttttgcataatgaatgaaTTGCACCTTCTTGCATGCtgtaaaaatgtgcttttatttgcacatgccctttaagggtggtggctactcagagagattagtcgcccagtgacacatctcctcttcttcgggcaactgatctccccgaaatgccttcccgctggctagaatgtgaattgccggcaggatgACACTCAGATTGCTTCGTTTTTCCAAAGTTGACCGTAGTTTCCTCACAAGGAATCTTTGAGGGACTTTGGAAACACTAAGCGATCCGAGTGAtatcccgccagcgattcacattctagctggcggaaaggcATTTATGGGGAAGttgccagaagaagaggagatttgtcactgggcgactaatctcccggagtAGCCACGCCTGCCACAAAGCTAAATATGGTAATATATGCAGAGTCTTGGTTGGTCTAGTTGACTAATGTACTTTTCTGCAGGAccatgaatacaggtatggggaaaGAGCCTCCCCCCCGCAGACCCAATCCTAGACATCGATCCATAGAAATTCTTCTAGCAGGGCAAAGCCTAGGAAACCTGAGACAACATTGTTTCTTATATTTAATAATGTTACGTGCTGAAATGCCATGCTGTAACTGAACTAGCAATACATaacacttattttatatatataatatattatattgtgactGATATTACAAgtctgtaagctcttttgagaaGACCCCCTAACACTACTGCCTTTTCACACTATGTAAATGCTACAGTATGTGTATCTGCTTCAGTATGATGCCATTGtcatatatataaaatgctatgTCTAGTGTGTTTGTATCATCCTACTGTGTAcaatggtgctatataaatagtaataatgataataagagatgcactgaatccagtattcggttagTATCCTTAATAacgtgatttttcatcacaaaaataagtaaaaaaatatataactgcaCGTTGTGTGCAAGGCTTTCTTTGCCCTTTCCTGGCCCTTATTTGAATATTTGgatcagttcggtattcagcctaatctttcacaaagtattcagaatttggccaaatccccaaataggggatttggtacatccctaatagtaaTCCCTACATATTCACTGGGGATCTGTATTTTAAACAGTACACACTGTGGCATATTTACTGTAGTGCAAAACATTGAATTTGACAAACTTTTGACAGAATATCTACACGCCACATTAGCAATTtcctaaattaaacattttttgctgTATTATATTAGCATTGacaaacattcacattttttttgggggggggggggtgtaattaTACCACTAgaattttaaagtttacatggtATAAGAAATGGCCAGGAGGCAGCTTAATTGCTCAAAGTGTTTATTGtaggcacaacatgtttcaaatcTTTCGGTTCTTTTTCAAGTAGAACCAAAAggtttgaaacatgttgtgcctaCAATAAACACTTTGAGCAGTTAAGCTGCCTCCTGGCCATTCCTTATACCCTGTAAACTTTAAAATTATAATGAATACCGTACCCCGGACGGAGGTACATTAAGGAATAGGCAATAATCACCAGCTGTTTCTTTAGTGCCAGTCCAATCTGTGTATCGTTTGTAATTATACCACCACCAGGTCCAGGCTGGCGAACTAATATAAAGATCCAGCGGGCCCTTTAGCATCTCCAAATCTATGTCATTGCTTTATGGCGTTAATTCACCAGCATATTTTCCCCATTGTATGGGGAAAACACTGACTTATTACTGTTGCAATGTGATTTTAAGTGAAAATGCAATGTCACTGAGAAAATACCCCTGAACCCAAGTACAATATTCACACCCACTGACTTGCTAAATCTATTTGGGCTGCAGCAATGATAAGGCATGGAGTGATTCATGACTGTTCTGTTATAAAAATGCTTACTTTTCTGCCAATGTTGGAATCACAGAAAAACAGAAGATAACAGTGATCCTCCAAATTCAAGTTCATTTGCTCATTCTTTTATTTTACCTGTAACGGACGCGTAAACCTTCCCTCAGAATTCAGGTATTCTATTAGAATCTCTTAaaagaagcaacttttcaatacatATAAGCATGTGCGGCGGAACCTGGGGGCAAAGGGGCTGTGGCGCCATTGGAATTTACACCTACTGTACCAGAAGTTAATGTGAGTaaccaagtgcaaaaaaaaagtggtaGAAACCCACAAATGCAAATATTATCGAgaatagttttttaaaacttaatcGCAAATCCTATCGAATGGTCTCTGAAGATTTCCCAGCAACTTTATTTTACTTTCCCAATCTATTAAATCAGTTGAGATTTTCAGTCTCATGGAAAAATTAACCAAACActgcgacttttcttttttttgcgaCTTTTCCTATGTAACAAAAAGCAAGCACAATTATTTGTGCTTTCAGAGTTTTTACTTACTGTAAATACACTATACATGTGTGTTTTGTCTATCCGCAATTTTGACTTTTCTTCCTCAAATGGGCCTCTACATTTGGAGGGCtatttacaaaaatccaaatttatctcattttttaaataaaaaaaccgcAACCAAGATCTAatacccaattttaccttatttataattaaaaaaaagcttgatttaatcagtttgagtataaactttttttcctgaaaagccagaattttttggatttttgcctgaaaattccaaaatgttaggattttcgggctaattccagagcagaccacagaaacgtcaaaataggataggaacctctgccattgacgtatacacacctcagcaggtctgaaattgtacattttttgatTCAGGCCGTTTGCTGCAttcggctttaataaatcttgaaaaattcaatttttaaaatagaaacccaaaaaaattgagttttgcctcaaaaagcccaaccagaatttagtaaataatccccttgaaGTTGCTTATGCAAACCATGTCAAAATTggcaacattatatttaaaaggaGAGAAAGAAACCTTGTTTGAAATGTTTAGTTTTTATACTTGAATCCATCtattaattgttttaaataattgTGAATCGTAActtattaattaattcataatcaattataaagcacttgcacttttttaataattatctgGATTAATTGATTTAGGTTTTAGTAATTAATTGTCATACACAGAATTGTACTCCTAtgattatatataaaatcattaaatgAATTAAGAAGTGGCAAATGAATTATTTGAAATTAATGAACTGGTCTTAAAAAGGTTCCTCTCCAAGTAGCATTGGAAATTTTTATCAAGTGGGGGATGGTAATTTAACAAACTAAACATTTTCAAACAAGGTTTCTTTCTCtccttttaaatataattttgaataaatatttctTGTGCATTTTAGGAATTTGGGCATTAAACAAGAGGAATTGGTAGTATTCGTATCATTTGAAAGTTGGCAACATATGAACATGTTATTGGCTAAAGGCAcacaaattctaaaaaatgttggGCACTCAAATAGCTATAGCTTTTAAATATCTCAGAATGTTCTACTTCATAACATGCAGCAAATATGAAATAGACATATTCACACACTGTAATGTTCTAAATAATTTAGGGTTATCAGATCACACATACAATTTTACAAATGTACTGGGATTTCTAtctaacaaataaaacacaactaTTCTTGATGGATAACATACATGCATGTTAACAAATATTTTGTGTAAAGTGCAagttaaattataaaatgttttttcagcatatgcaaaaatcttttgaaaaaacaaaactaaaatcgATGCTACCAtgtcattcttttttttcatcCATAATAGATATGTTTACAAATGGCTTGTTCCCCAGGGATCCCTATATTTATTGAATTGAATGACTTCACAGTAAAATTCAGTGAGAGCCCGTGGCATTGGAGAGACTTCCTCCCACTCAGATCTGTTGCTATGGTAGACTTGCACCTCGTCTGTGATTTCATCGGGGGCATAATCACCtcctaaaatataaattttatcttCAATCCCAACAGCCCCTGCATTAAATCCAGCACATTCGAAAGATCCTTCCCCTTTCCAAATACAAGTTTCTGGACAAAAACTGTATACTTTGTATGTTGAAAGATCACAGatgtataatgtattatttaCCGGTACGGCTTTGATTAATGTTGCATGAAAAAATTGCCCAAACTCTGCTACAAGCTCACACCATTGATTTGTCTCAGTATTATACTTGAAGAAACAATCAAGAGAAGGGTTGAAATAATCAGTTATTTCAACCTCGGAACCCAGtacatagatgacatttttgcatGTACTTGCTTCAGGGTAGTATATTCCTCTTGGCAAGGGGCTTACAGATTTCCATTCTTTATCAAGAGGATTATAAGATTCAACAGCTAAAAGACTTTTTATGTCTTGTGCTCCTTTCGTTTTTCCGCCAATCACAAATAATTGGTTGAGTGCCATGACAGATGTATGCATTGTCCTCGGCTTCTTCATGGCAGGGACTAAAGAGGAATTATTGCTTGCTGGACAATAGCACCAAGTTTGGTCAGTAGCATCGTGATATGGCTCAGCGATATGAAGTCTTACTCCTCTGCAACAATGTCCTTTACACCCCCCAGTTATAAAAATTTTCTCCCCATAACTTGATAGGCTGGAGCCTGGTAGATCAGGCAAATGTATGTGAGGAAGCTCCAACCATTTGTCCatttttaaattgtaacaaaaagtGTATTGCTTCTCTTTATCTTCAGCAGTTTTGTGGACAAAAATATACTTCTCAGTTGTAGAAAGACGGGCATCTGGAAATAATCCACAAGCATCTTCTACACGTTTTATGGCAGAGTTAATATTTGAAAAGCAATCTGTGCTTTTTAATAACTGGTCCTCTGAGATTAGAATATTTCGCAGGGTAGACAGGGACAACTGATGCAACCTTACAGTTCTTAATAGTCGAGAAAAGAATCTTTCCCTCTCATCCAAACTGTGTTTGGTCCAGGCAAAAACAGCAACCAATGCGGATTCCTATTCAGGGACGTTCAGCAAGTCATCTTCAAGACATTTTTCAAGAACCCCGATATTCAGTTCCAAGAAATCCGTTGACTGTGTCAACAAGGAAAAATGCTGCAGAGAAAACTCTAAGGCATGATTGAAAAGCCGTGTTGACCCGTAACTCTCAGATATGGACAACAGCTGCAAACAGTTATTTATatcaatgatttttattagaaaatcgCAGCATGCTTTGGAAAGTAACGGCACCTGAAGAAAGGACGACATTTGGAAGAGCATATCCACATTTTCATCTGTGATCTCTGCTTTGCCTGTATAGGCATAATCCAGAAAGGCAGCCACAGCATTTGATGATAGGTTGCTGATCGTCACACTTCCTCCATCTCGTTCTTTCATATTTACTTCAAACATAGCTCTGTAAACACACAAACAAAAGTAACTAAAGTCACATAGTTTCATACATATTAGTTGAATTTATATCCAATTTGccttaaaagggaaaaaatcctgaataaaaaggtaaagcAGTTTCTGAATCTAATACATGTGCCATTAcaaccacttaaaggggaactaaagtctaaaatagaataatgctagaaatgctgtattttgtattctaaatataaacataaacttactgcaccagaagcctaataaaacaaatgatttatgcttttaaagttggccacagggggtcatcatcttataactttgttaaacatctttgcaagaccaagactacgcacatgctaaGTGTGGTCtaggcttctgttgggaggttaagcgtagggatcatcataaataatcaaaatagTCTACGGATACaaaatctctacacggtcaccggctgctctacagggaaacaaacaaagcttctcaagttctgggaagtaaggtggggggccttcccctgccgtttgaaagtatgatcagtttccctgcagagtagttagggacagtttcctatctgcagcagtcagagcaagtaaaaccaagggggaatttcactgcatacaatcaggtttcttataaaaatggtacacattttttaactcaaGTAtcttggagatagatttctttttcattagaaaaacttaaaattggattttattttttgcctttaaggTAGTAAATTCCACAACATTCCGACCTTTGAGCCACCCACAGTGCCAGGTTTTCTATATCcccctgtaaaggtggccatagatgttacaatttaCGTCATCTTCcagtatctgactattcagcactaacaatgaccaaggttcgggtgccttcaaaggcatctGATCAAATATTTCAGGCCAGCCTGATCGCAAaactgaccaatatccaagtcttctgaaaGTATTTGTTTTGTACCatattatcagtgcgtctatTGCCATCTTATGGAGGACACATCTTGGATGGCTTTAATTCTGCATACGTTTGTGTTATCAGTAACCACGGATACATTAGAGCAACTTCACTATAGTGACCACTTTGCCACACTGtgcgccactttgccaggtgaaaattacaactacgctaattcactaagatgagaagttgcttctcagcagccaaacgctagcgaagtttcactagcgttaatttgtgaGCACAAGCATATCTTGTTGATCTTTCGCTAGCATTCAAttttgcctagcgaaaattcatagTACTCTTGCGctaaggtcaatttaaatagggcgggtacctataggtcatatatatgtcttaattagagatgttggttaaaatgcttgaagtagccacttattattacacatgtccaaggaagaaaAATCAAGGCAAAAtagattctctaatgccctagacatgagcccaccctaaaacaaatatgtcatgcccctcaaattggtaaaaaaaattgttaacacaaaaaatcTCTAATAGTTAGGATTTTTGAAGACAAttccgctttaaaaaatgaaaagaccccagcattttttacaaatgttatgactttccggcatacaggatgtGATATCACTtacataagactgaggaggatgtagcttcgttttatcagttcaaCTGGTCTAagttggcaaaggaaactctggcgaaagagtaaCGTTCTGTTTAATTCacactttggtgaatttgcggagttacgatCGTTCGCCTggtgatggtctctttcgctagcaaattgtcatatatgattgttagtaaattggcgatgcccCTGtgaatgggatttctggtgaattctCGCTAACGATGGCAAcatcgctctttagtaaatctgccccattgttttCAATGCATTCCTTCAGGTTATTTATGAACATATTACAAGAACACATGACAGAACACATGACTGAACAGAACTTTATCTTGCACTGGATCACATGGATTGGCAAAATCTGGGAAAATCAGAAATCATGGCCACAGATAAAACTTTACGATGCTATCTAAGCACTTGTGTGTATGCTATCCAGCCCAGGAGCTTTGTTAGGATTAACTTTCCTTGCAGACATGTCAAAGTGCCATGGCCACTGACAATGTATTTTAACTGAACCTTCTGTAGTCCTATAACAATGGATCTTCTatcatatatattaaattaagtaCTTTTACCTGGACAAAGTTACATAAAACCAACAGaattgcattttttgtatttGGTTCTACAGATGTAACCTACACCTAATTCATATTCATATACTAATTATACTGTTTATAGTAGTACATAGTGATACAAATATTAAACAATAGTTATTTTCTATTGTTGCCTAATTGTTTTTATCCTAAAAACTTTATTTATAGGCTCTAAAAGCAGAGATGtctcctctttaaaggggaatcaatgcatggttgctagggtaatttggaccctagcaaccagattgctgaaactgcaaactggagagctactgaataaaaaactaaataactcaaaaaccacaaataataaaaaatgaaagccaattgcaaattgtctcagcatatcactctttgcatgatactaaaagttgactcaaaggtgaacaacccctttaatgttttcttctttcttcctaTTAACTTCATCCTAAAATGCACAGGTATCTCTTTAATGGTTTAATATTTCTTTCCTAAGGGAATAAATCAAATGGTTAAATATCAGtttaaaggataaatattttgttctgtgtttttagctaacATTTCCTCCTAATCTGTGCATTCAGGAATACTTTAATTACCTtaaagtggtacaggtatgggatccgttatctggaaacccattatccagaaagctccaaattatgaaaaggctatctcccataggctccattttatccaaataatccacatttattttttttcctttttttttctctgtaataataaaacagtagcttgtacttgatcccaactaagatataattaatccttattggaagcaaaaccagtttttgGGTtatgatttaatgtgtaaataatttgctagtagaattaaggtacaaattatggaaagatccattatccggaaaaccccaggtcccaagcagtctgaataacaggtcccatacctgtataattaatttaatttaagttaGTGGTTACATGGACGTTTAGAATTATGTCCAGTTGGGTCATCAACAATAGCAGTACTCCAGTCAATATTTGGATTAATTAAAATCCCCCTAAGATTAAAAGTTGCCCCAACTCTAACCCTTTTATATTTGCAATGGAAGCAGAGACtcttccttatcatttacatgaaAAGGTCTGTAGCATTGAGCTACAACTGACTTTGCTTGTTGCCTTGTTTCTATACATGTTATTTCAATACACTCCACTACCGTAACTTCATTGATACATGGTTTAAGTTAAAGCCTAATGTACAGAGAACCCCTCCTTTTCTGTCCAACCCATCCCTTCATAACCT
Proteins encoded in this region:
- the LOC108704681 gene encoding LOW QUALITY PROTEIN: kelch repeat and BTB domain-containing protein 3 (The sequence of the model RefSeq protein was modified relative to this genomic sequence to represent the inferred CDS: substituted 1 base at 1 genomic stop codon); this translates as MDFPRDSFGGGVCNGFPYVQKKISIVSECHGQQILSVLQNFRDQKAFFDFNIIVKDQLMPCHRCILAASSDFFRAMFEVNMKERDGGSVTISNLSSNAVAAFLDYAYTGKAEITDENVDMLFQMSSFLQVPLLSKACCDFLIKIIDINNCLQLLSISESYGSTRLFNHALEFSLQHFSLLTQSTDFLELNIGVLEKCLEDDLLNVPEXESALVAVFAWTKHSLDERERFFSRLLRTVRLHQLSLSTLRNILISEDQLLKSTDCFSNINSAIKRVEDACGLFPDARLSTTEKYIFVHKTAEDKEKQYTFCYNLKMDKWLELPHIHLPDLPGSSLSSYGEKIFITGGCKGHCCRGVRLHIAEPYHDATDQTWCYCPASNNSSLVPAMKKPRTMHTSVMALNQLFVIGGKTKGAQDIKSLLAVESYNPLDKEWKSVSPLPRGIYYPEASTCKNVIYVLGSEVEITDYFNPSLDCFFKYNTETNQWCELVAEFGQFFHATLIKAVPVNNTLYICDLSTYKVYSFCPETCIWKGEGSFECAGFNAGAVGIEDKIYILGGDYAPDEITDEVQVYHSNRSEWEEVSPMPRALTEFYCEVIQFNKYRDPWGTSHL